One window of Paenibacillus albicereus genomic DNA carries:
- a CDS encoding sugar ABC transporter permease produces the protein MRTRSTIFLVLKYVLLVAIAITAIYPALWIFLSSLRPGTSLYSETLIPDAFTLAHYKELFNNPSFQYGRWYLNTLKIATLTMIFSTILITLSMYALSRFRFRGRKNMLTTMLVLGMFPGFMSMIAIFIFLLQLNLLDTHAALILVYSAGSVLGGFVVKGFYDTIPRSLDEAARIDGATHLQVFMKIMLPLSKPMLTYVALTTFTGAWVDFIFARLVLRTKENWTLAVGMWDLVNSYQNSNFTLFAAGAVLIAVPITLLFFFLQRFLVQGMMSGASKG, from the coding sequence ATGAGAACGCGCTCGACGATCTTTCTCGTGCTCAAGTACGTCCTGCTGGTCGCGATCGCGATCACGGCGATCTATCCGGCGCTCTGGATCTTCCTCTCCTCGCTGCGGCCCGGCACGTCGCTGTACAGCGAAACCCTGATCCCGGATGCGTTCACGCTCGCGCATTACAAGGAGCTGTTCAACAACCCGAGCTTCCAATACGGCCGCTGGTACCTGAACACGCTCAAAATCGCGACGCTGACGATGATCTTCTCCACGATCCTCATCACGCTGAGCATGTACGCCCTGTCCCGCTTCCGCTTCCGCGGCCGCAAGAACATGCTCACGACGATGCTCGTGCTCGGCATGTTCCCGGGCTTCATGAGCATGATCGCGATCTTCATCTTCCTGCTGCAGCTCAACCTGCTCGACACGCATGCGGCGCTCATCCTCGTCTACTCGGCGGGCTCGGTGCTCGGCGGCTTCGTCGTCAAGGGCTTCTACGACACGATTCCGCGCAGCCTCGACGAGGCGGCCCGCATCGACGGCGCGACGCACCTGCAGGTATTCATGAAAATCATGCTGCCGCTGTCCAAGCCGATGCTGACGTACGTCGCGCTGACGACGTTCACCGGCGCGTGGGTGGACTTCATCTTCGCCCGCCTCGTGCTGCGCACGAAGGAGAACTGGACGCTCGCCGTGGGCATGTGGGATCTCGTCAACTCCTACCAGAACAGCAACTTCACGCTGTTCGCCGCCGGCGCGGTGCTGATCGCCGTGCCGATCACGCTGCTGTTCTTCTTCCTGCAGCGCTTCCTCGTGCAGGGCATGATGTCCGGCGCGTCCAAGGGCTGA